The genomic stretch TTCATTAGTTTTCAACAAACGGCGAGAAAAAGTTCGCAGTGTCTGCAACTGCTTATTTTGATGACTAATATCCACCAATCCAGCATGAAATAAGGTATTTGGCACAAGAATATAAGTCAAAACCTGTGGAACAATGGTTCTCACATTTGGTTCAAAATGAGAAGACGGCTTAAAAATAGGGGATGTAGCAGAAGGACCAGACGCTGAGGGCACAACAACAGAAGAAGGGCGTGAAACAGGAGACGAAACAGAAGGATCAGACGCAGACGACACAGCAACAGAAGGAGGGCGTAAAACAGGAGGCGAAACAGAAGGATCAGACGCAGACGACACAGCAACAGAAGAAGGGCGTAAAACAGGAGGCGAAACAGAAGGATCAAACGCAGACGACACAGCAACAGAAGGAGGGCGTAAAACAGGAGGCGAAACAGAAGGATCAGACGCAGACGACACAGCAACAGAAGAAGGGCGTAAAACAGGAGGCGGAACAGAAGGATCAGACGCAGACGACACAGCAACAGAAGGAGGGCGTAAAACAGGAGGCGGAACAGAAGGATCAGACGCAGACGACACAGCAACAGAAGAAGGGCGTAAAACAGGAGGCGGAACAGAAGGATCAGACGCAGACGACACAGCAACAGAAGGAGGGCGTGAAACAGGAGGCGGAACAGAAGGATCAGACGCAGACGACACAGCAACAGAAGGAGGGCGTGAAACAGGAGGCGGAACAGAAGGATCAGACGCAGACGACACAGCAACAGAAGAAGTGGGGGAAACAGATGTCGGTACAACTGGATGAGATTTAGGAGTACTGGGTCTAACAGGTGCAAGAGAGGGAGGAGGAGAAACAGGAGAAGGATTTGGAACAACCAACATAAAAACATCGGAAGCATCAGATAAGGTCTTAAGATGGGGATCCCTATCAGGAGAAGAAAGACTTGGCTCTTGAGGTTTCTGCTGAGAATTAGGATCGATAACCTCCTCTTCACCTCCAGTCATATGAGGACGAGTTTTAGGAAAAGCAGGAACCTCATCAGAAACAGGAGGAACAACAGCATCAAGAACAGGAAAAATTTCAGTGGGATCAAGAGAGGAAGAATCAACCATTTTACTTTCAAGGCGAAAATCCCAAAATGTTCCAGCGTTTTTAAGCACTCTTTGATTGGAATCTGCTTCTCCTAAAGTAGAGCTTGGACCATAACTCTTAAGATGATACTGATAAGGGGAATCTTCGAGTGCGACATACCCTCCCTTTAACTGAAAAGAATCTTCAGCGGCTTGTCCATAAACCTGAATAATAGAAATCCCCTGATCATTACCGCCCTCTCCTGTCAATGCCCCTGGGCTTCCAGGCACCTTATACACATGGACTATCGTTTTTCCTTCAAGATTACCATTGATTAAAAGCCGATCCGTTTTCTGCTCTTCAAGCCTTCCCCCTTTATCCAAATATGCATTAAGATAAAGATATGCATCACCGTGGGCTTTATAAACCGTCCCTGATCCTTTTCCGATGAGAAGTGTCTGATAGCCATCTGTTGTTTTGGATTTTTGTTCTTCAAAAATAAGAGAACTATCCGTCAGTTCAACCGATGAAATGAAAGAATAATCCCCTAACTTAGCACCAGAAACAACAGAGTTTTGCAATTGTCCAACTTTTGGTCGCGATAAAATCCACCTTGATCCCTTTTTTAACACTATCTTGGCTGTAGAGCTTTCATCAACATATGCGCTTCCCTGTAAGGTAGAAGCATCAGCTTCAATTTTGATATTGGAATTTTCAACAGCTTTTAGAAGTAAATCGCCAGAAACTTTTGAATTTTGTAAGAGTTTAACAGAACTTTCGAATTCTCGGCTATAAAGAGCTGTACTTTCTGGAGCTATAAAAGTTGTCTGGGTCAACTGGACCGCTCCCTTACCAGGTATGATTGTTTTTTTATCATTCAAGACAGCTTGCCAAAAAAAGTGCATACCATGAAATGCATTCCCTCTCACAAAAATATTGGAATGTTTAATATCAGCAACAGCATTATTATTTCCTTTCAATACAAGGCCATGAACATTATTAACATTAACGTTTCCCTTCTGAAAATGAATCATGCCTTTCCCTTGAAGCATACTAAAAGCAGAACCTTCACGAAGATTATCTGTATTTGTTGGCTGTTTCCCGTTTCCCCTAATAGAAACACCCTCTAAATTAATTTCTCCCTCTCCTCCTGTTTGAACAGCAATACCATCAACAAAGTCAATTTTCCCTCCTTTCATATAGATTTTTGCCCCATTATGACTCAAAAGAGCTATCGCACCAGAAGGTGTCTTAATTTCTGTCTTGGTCAAAGAAACCAACGACTGCTCACTCGAAACACTGATCCCCATTCTGGTTGCTTTAATCACCCCGTTTTTCATATCAAAAGCGCCACCCTCGTCAATATCAGCCCCTATCGACACATCATTTAACATGGAGTCGAACAGAGCAACGCCTCCTCCTTTTGAAGCTTTTACACCGGTTGTCCAAACGCCTTTTCCGGAAGGACCATTAGCATTCGAAACACCGTTAATGATTATAGCCTTTCCCTCAATGAGCGTATTTTCCCCGGCAGCCTCTAAAGCTGCATCATAACTTTCACCCGTGAGTTGATAAGTTTTCCCAGAAATTTCATGCGTTTTCCCATCGTTACAGTGATAAAATGAAGCACTTTCGTTACATAAATATTGCTTCTTCTGAGAAGAAACATCATCGGCATCAGCATTGTATACAAAGAAAAAAATAACTGTTGTAAAACGACATAAAGAGAGATGATTTTTGAGCATAATTTTCTACAAACTTTCTTCCCCTTCTCTAAAAATAAAAAAAACACGCGTTCTATTGAATAACTTTGGCTACACGTGATAATTTAAAATACGTTTTGTGTTTTATATAACTACTCCACACTTTGTGTAAAGCCATAATCTACAAACATAACAATTTAAAATTGTGTTATTTATAAAATAACGCGTAAAAATAGAGAAAATTATAGCCCCCAAAGCAGTGATCTC from Bartonella kosoyi encodes the following:
- a CDS encoding autotransporter outer membrane beta-barrel domain-containing protein yields the protein MLKNHLSLCRFTTVIFFFVYNADADDVSSQKKQYLCNESASFYHCNDGKTHEISGKTYQLTGESYDAALEAAGENTLIEGKAIIINGVSNANGPSGKGVWTTGVKASKGGGVALFDSMLNDVSIGADIDEGGAFDMKNGVIKATRMGISVSSEQSLVSLTKTEIKTPSGAIALLSHNGAKIYMKGGKIDFVDGIAVQTGGEGEINLEGVSIRGNGKQPTNTDNLREGSAFSMLQGKGMIHFQKGNVNVNNVHGLVLKGNNNAVADIKHSNIFVRGNAFHGMHFFWQAVLNDKKTIIPGKGAVQLTQTTFIAPESTALYSREFESSVKLLQNSKVSGDLLLKAVENSNIKIEADASTLQGSAYVDESSTAKIVLKKGSRWILSRPKVGQLQNSVVSGAKLGDYSFISSVELTDSSLIFEEQKSKTTDGYQTLLIGKGSGTVYKAHGDAYLYLNAYLDKGGRLEEQKTDRLLINGNLEGKTIVHVYKVPGSPGALTGEGGNDQGISIIQVYGQAAEDSFQLKGGYVALEDSPYQYHLKSYGPSSTLGEADSNQRVLKNAGTFWDFRLESKMVDSSSLDPTEIFPVLDAVVPPVSDEVPAFPKTRPHMTGGEEEVIDPNSQQKPQEPSLSSPDRDPHLKTLSDASDVFMLVVPNPSPVSPPPSLAPVRPSTPKSHPVVPTSVSPTSSVAVSSASDPSVPPPVSRPPSVAVSSASDPSVPPPVSRPPSVAVSSASDPSVPPPVLRPSSVAVSSASDPSVPPPVLRPPSVAVSSASDPSVPPPVLRPSSVAVSSASDPSVSPPVLRPPSVAVSSAFDPSVSPPVLRPSSVAVSSASDPSVSPPVLRPPSVAVSSASDPSVSSPVSRPSSVVVPSASGPSATSPIFKPSSHFEPNVRTIVPQVLTYILVPNTLFHAGLVDISHQNKQLQTLRTFSRRLLKTNESPALFLRGYGGHHRYTSNLSALEYGYGGDLDYNALEAGILLKKIESAYSTTSLGIMGNYGKLSLLPREVKQRQESIFDKWTITAYGSMQHDTGFYMDGLFSYGLFNGNVLTRERGKTAALRGKPLSFSLTAGKTFRIGCRCFIFEPQVQFVYQNLQFHNTRDIDNLNIDMRRPDHWGMRIGGNLTKTLTLTKDAQVLSFYGTLHFVRNFDDKQFVYFKDAFQLGSFGSSLEAGLGVYSQLSPKITFHSDLIYKHKFTKAGFSGTHFSGGLSYHF